From a region of the Sphingopyxis sp. YR583 genome:
- a CDS encoding alpha/beta hydrolase family esterase, which yields MIRSLFKALRVALVAWLAVWAASAVPASAAPCASNCLQPGDHTIWTWSGGLLRSYLVHVPESYTGQDDVPLLLDLHGFSSYAADERKWSGQLRESDRRGFIAVWPDGMALSWNAYGCCFLGNALMVDDVAFLRTVIGEVKRRSNIDDGRVYVTGISNGGGMAQRMACEAADIVTAVVSISFPLNSNQCRPARPVSVTAIAATGDGTINYYGNSPPLGLPNVLLGIPLGVQGARESLASWKRIDGCSDELTRVQLRDDVRLEEYRDCRGGTRAGLVTITGGTHVLYSGYVGLGYTGDYVAPIDVASYMWDNVFTY from the coding sequence ATGATCCGTTCGCTTTTCAAGGCCCTGCGCGTTGCGCTGGTCGCGTGGCTTGCCGTCTGGGCCGCGTCAGCGGTGCCGGCATCGGCCGCCCCCTGCGCAAGCAATTGCCTGCAACCCGGCGACCACACGATATGGACATGGTCGGGCGGATTGCTTCGCTCCTATCTGGTCCATGTTCCCGAGAGCTATACGGGGCAGGACGACGTCCCATTGCTGCTCGACCTCCATGGGTTCAGCAGCTACGCCGCCGACGAGCGCAAATGGTCGGGCCAACTGCGCGAATCCGATCGACGCGGTTTTATCGCTGTCTGGCCTGACGGCATGGCATTGAGCTGGAATGCCTATGGCTGCTGCTTCCTCGGCAATGCATTGATGGTCGACGATGTCGCGTTCCTGCGCACCGTCATCGGCGAGGTGAAGCGCCGGTCCAACATCGACGACGGCCGCGTCTATGTCACCGGCATCTCGAACGGCGGCGGAATGGCCCAGCGCATGGCGTGCGAGGCGGCGGACATCGTCACCGCCGTGGTGTCGATCTCGTTTCCGCTCAACAGCAACCAGTGCCGTCCCGCACGACCGGTCAGCGTGACCGCAATCGCGGCGACCGGCGACGGCACGATCAACTATTATGGCAATTCGCCGCCGCTGGGCCTTCCGAACGTGTTGCTTGGCATACCTCTTGGCGTCCAGGGCGCCCGCGAAAGCCTCGCCTCGTGGAAGCGGATCGACGGCTGCAGCGACGAATTGACGCGCGTCCAGCTCAGGGACGATGTCAGGCTCGAGGAATATCGCGACTGCCGCGGCGGAACACGTGCCGGTCTGGTGACGATCACCGGCGGAACTCACGTCCTTTACAGCGGCTATGTCGGTCTCGGCTATACCGGCGATTATGTCGCACCCATCGATGTTGCGTCGTACATGTGGGATAACGTCTTCACGTATTGA
- a CDS encoding GntR family transcriptional regulator, which translates to MKKPEKRQPKIVSRVKIADAVTDEIRQLILSGEIADGSPLRQDALAEQMGTSRIPVREALSRLESEGLVASFPHKGYVVTGLSRSDIEELFDLRTMLEPDLIRHAIANMTEDDLAIATSILAEYDAALLTGDVDTWGDLNRRFHMALYAPSGRSKTLDIVRGLLVNADRYTRLVLTVGYGIDKAQEDHGGLLDLCRRGLVNQAVALTRDHIERTGADLLEMLDARDREDDGKIATAVA; encoded by the coding sequence GTGAAAAAGCCGGAAAAGAGGCAGCCGAAAATCGTCAGCCGCGTAAAGATCGCGGATGCGGTCACAGATGAAATCCGCCAGCTCATCCTGTCCGGCGAGATCGCCGACGGGTCGCCCTTGCGGCAGGACGCGCTGGCCGAGCAGATGGGAACGAGCAGGATCCCGGTGCGCGAGGCGCTTTCGCGGCTCGAAAGCGAAGGCCTTGTCGCCAGCTTCCCGCACAAGGGATATGTCGTCACCGGCCTGTCGCGCAGCGATATCGAAGAGCTCTTTGATCTGCGCACAATGCTCGAACCCGACCTCATCCGCCACGCCATCGCAAATATGACCGAGGATGACCTTGCCATCGCCACGTCGATCCTCGCCGAATATGATGCCGCGCTGCTGACCGGCGATGTCGACACCTGGGGCGACCTCAACCGGCGATTCCATATGGCACTCTACGCCCCGTCCGGCCGCAGCAAGACGCTCGACATCGTCCGCGGTCTGCTCGTCAACGCCGACCGCTACACGCGGCTCGTGCTGACGGTCGGATATGGCATCGACAAGGCGCAGGAAGATCATGGCGGCCTGCTCGACCTCTGCAGGCGCGGGCTGGTCAACCAGGCGGTGGCGCTGACCCGCGACCATATCGAACGCACAGGCGCCGACCTGCTCGAAATGCTCGATGCGCGCGACCGCGAGGACGACGGAAAAATAGCCACCGCGGTGGCCTGA
- a CDS encoding ornithine cyclodeaminase family protein, protein MKTIGAAQVAGALPLAALVDHLAIALRRPAAAPLRLGVSRQTGRELLVMPAMADRYAGVKILTVTADNGANGLPVIGGLFILIDTRTGETLAILDAEELTARRTAAISALASRALSRPDARHLLLLGTGHLAPFLAEAHAVVRPIDTVEVWGRSAAKAEHTAAEVRRRLPDAKVTIADDLAAAAGRADIISAATRATEPLIRGDWVQPATHVDLVGGYRPDMREIDDEGVRQSVIYVDTIEGALAEAGDLRTPLEQGVIARHAIRGDIGALVGGDLVLPAGTRTLFKSVGTALADLAAAELVWEKIGEF, encoded by the coding sequence ATGAAAACGATCGGCGCCGCGCAAGTCGCCGGCGCCTTGCCCCTTGCGGCGCTCGTCGATCATCTGGCCATCGCGCTGCGCAGACCGGCCGCGGCGCCGCTGCGGCTTGGCGTGTCGCGCCAAACCGGCCGCGAACTGCTCGTCATGCCCGCGATGGCCGATCGGTATGCCGGCGTGAAGATATTGACCGTCACGGCGGACAATGGGGCGAACGGCCTCCCCGTGATCGGCGGGCTGTTCATCCTGATCGATACCAGGACCGGCGAGACGCTCGCCATACTCGATGCCGAAGAGCTGACCGCGCGCCGCACCGCGGCGATCTCGGCGCTCGCATCACGCGCGCTTTCGCGCCCCGACGCCCGTCATCTGCTGCTGCTCGGAACCGGACATCTCGCTCCCTTTCTCGCTGAAGCCCATGCCGTGGTGCGCCCCATCGATACCGTCGAGGTCTGGGGCCGCTCGGCCGCCAAGGCTGAACACACCGCGGCTGAAGTCCGTCGGCGCTTGCCCGATGCCAAGGTGACCATTGCCGACGATCTGGCAGCAGCCGCGGGACGTGCCGACATCATCTCCGCCGCAACGCGCGCAACCGAACCGCTGATCCGCGGCGACTGGGTGCAGCCGGCAACCCACGTCGATCTCGTCGGCGGCTATCGGCCCGACATGCGCGAGATCGACGACGAGGGCGTTCGCCAGTCGGTGATCTATGTCGACACGATCGAGGGCGCGCTCGCCGAGGCCGGCGACCTTCGCACCCCGCTCGAACAGGGCGTGATCGCACGGCATGCGATCCGCGGCGACATCGGCGCCCTCGTCGGGGGCGACCTGGTGCTCCCCGCCGGAACGCGCACGCTGTTCAAGTCAGTCGGCACCGCGCTGGCCGATCTCGCCGCGGCTGAGCTGGTCTGGGAAAAGATCGGTGAGTTCTAG
- a CDS encoding NAD(P)/FAD-dependent oxidoreductase, which yields MSSRSTVVVGAGIVGLAAAVEAQRRGDRVTLFDAADPGMGCSFGNAGIIAASEIFPLITPGRIASLPRMLLARDAPAVIRAAALPQLMPWMMRAATTLSARRQDAITHAIAALNGRAVAAWRDLLAHCGRPDQLREKGMIRLIRDPQDRTELDDVRMRLAQHGLPSRRLDRDDLLALEPALGKAATAGLLHESDADIGEPLALSRSLLARFREAGGSVIRQRVLTIGCDDTAALLVTDAGSHRADRILITTGLASGALLRPLGAAVPLQAERGYHLALPGLGSLLSRPVTFQRESCVATPMDGALRLAGTVEFADAAAPPDWRRAHSLAAFAGRYFDDMRLSADPEVWLGSRPSLPDSLPAIGRLAAMPRIGYAFGHQHLGITQAAVSAQLLCGIMAGEPPFDPAPYDLARF from the coding sequence GTGAGTTCTAGATCGACCGTCGTCGTCGGCGCGGGCATCGTCGGGTTGGCGGCAGCGGTCGAGGCGCAACGGCGCGGTGACCGCGTCACGCTGTTCGATGCGGCCGATCCTGGCATGGGCTGTTCCTTCGGCAATGCCGGGATTATCGCGGCATCCGAAATCTTCCCGCTGATTACCCCGGGCCGCATCGCCAGCCTGCCGCGGATGCTGCTGGCCCGCGACGCGCCGGCGGTCATCCGCGCTGCGGCGCTGCCGCAGCTGATGCCGTGGATGATGCGCGCCGCGACGACGCTGTCAGCGCGGCGACAGGATGCGATCACGCACGCCATTGCCGCACTCAACGGCCGTGCGGTCGCGGCGTGGCGCGACCTGCTCGCGCATTGCGGCCGGCCGGACCAGTTGCGCGAAAAAGGCATGATCCGGCTGATCCGCGATCCGCAAGACCGTACGGAGCTCGACGATGTCCGGATGCGCCTTGCGCAGCACGGCCTGCCGTCGCGTCGGCTCGATCGGGACGACTTGCTGGCGCTCGAACCCGCACTGGGCAAGGCGGCAACCGCCGGCCTGCTCCACGAAAGCGACGCCGACATCGGCGAGCCGCTAGCGCTGAGCCGGAGCCTGCTCGCCCGTTTCCGCGAAGCCGGCGGAAGCGTGATCCGCCAACGCGTGCTGACGATCGGATGCGACGACACCGCCGCCCTACTCGTCACCGACGCCGGTTCCCACCGCGCCGACCGGATTTTGATTACCACAGGTCTCGCATCGGGGGCGCTGCTGCGGCCACTCGGCGCAGCCGTCCCCCTTCAGGCCGAGCGCGGCTATCACCTCGCGCTGCCCGGCCTTGGCAGCCTGCTCTCGCGGCCCGTCACCTTCCAGCGCGAATCCTGCGTTGCAACCCCGATGGACGGCGCGCTGCGCCTAGCCGGAACGGTCGAGTTTGCCGACGCCGCCGCGCCGCCCGACTGGCGGCGCGCGCATAGCCTCGCAGCTTTTGCCGGTCGCTATTTCGACGACATGCGTCTCTCCGCAGACCCCGAAGTCTGGCTGGGTAGTCGCCCCTCGCTCCCCGACTCACTGCCGGCGATCGGCCGTCTCGCCGCGATGCCGCGGATCGGATATGCCTTTGGCCATCAGCATCTCGGAATTACGCAAGCGGCGGTTTCGGCACAACTCCTCTGCGGCATCATGGCCGGCGAACCGCCGTTCGACCCGGCGCCTTACGACCTCGCGCGCTTCTGA
- a CDS encoding MBL fold metallo-hydrolase — translation MTRRAILVSLAVVALAGIAAARFAPYIYAESWPLLNDPATVMSPEPARIAKGRMADDYFAVEDLGHGVYAIGEPRYYQANYSYLIVGDKRALLFDAGSGTRDMRPVVKGLTDRPVTILPSHLHYDHLAGIKDGDRVAIVDLPATRADADGNRFRPGRYQFLGMFDGLETPAFEVAEWIKPGATIDLGGRTLRLLSTPGHTPQSVSLYDAAGGRLFTGDYIYPTMLYAFLPGANRGEYRRTAQRLLKELPPETRLWAAHCCRREEGYAAPWLTMKDLADLDRALGGIDAGTLKGEGFFPKRYRVNDQMDIGTTLPWIGS, via the coding sequence ATGACGCGTCGTGCTATTCTGGTGTCGCTTGCGGTGGTAGCCTTGGCGGGGATCGCCGCCGCGCGGTTCGCGCCCTATATCTATGCCGAAAGCTGGCCGCTGCTGAACGATCCGGCAACGGTGATGTCGCCCGAACCGGCCAGGATCGCCAAGGGCCGGATGGCGGACGACTATTTCGCTGTCGAGGATCTGGGGCATGGCGTTTATGCGATCGGCGAGCCGCGCTATTATCAGGCGAATTATTCCTACCTGATCGTCGGCGACAAGCGCGCGCTGCTGTTCGACGCGGGCTCGGGCACGCGCGATATGCGCCCGGTGGTCAAGGGGCTGACCGACCGCCCCGTGACAATCTTGCCGTCGCATCTGCACTATGACCATCTCGCCGGGATCAAGGATGGCGACCGCGTCGCGATCGTCGACCTGCCGGCGACCCGCGCCGATGCCGACGGCAACCGCTTCCGCCCCGGCCGCTATCAGTTCCTCGGCATGTTCGACGGTCTGGAGACGCCGGCGTTCGAAGTCGCCGAATGGATCAAACCCGGCGCGACGATCGACCTTGGCGGGCGGACGTTGCGCCTGCTGTCGACGCCCGGGCATACGCCGCAATCGGTTTCGCTCTATGACGCGGCCGGCGGCCGGCTGTTCACCGGCGACTATATCTATCCGACGATGCTCTATGCCTTCCTGCCCGGCGCGAACAGGGGTGAATATCGGCGTACGGCGCAGCGTCTGTTGAAAGAGCTTCCTCCCGAAACCCGCCTCTGGGCCGCGCATTGCTGTCGCCGCGAAGAAGGCTATGCCGCGCCGTGGCTGACGATGAAGGATCTGGCCGACCTCGATCGCGCTTTGGGCGGGATCGATGCCGGTACGCTCAAGGGTGAGGGCTTCTTCCCAAAACGCTATCGCGTCAACGACCAGATGGATATCGGGACGACGCTGCCGTGGATCGGTTCCTGA
- a CDS encoding TonB-dependent receptor, which produces MSRLRTANRRTIRIGLMGSAAGGVLLSAMMPAAAMAQGASSDADPNEIVVTATRRETTVQDTPINIAAVTGDQLEREGLSSIAEATRAVPGISIIDQGSRGASQIIVRGLNAEPLRANDVGNDGGGTVATYLGETPVFIELKLNDMERIEVLLGPQGTLYGAGTLGGAIRYIPRRPQFDAFSLDVRGDVYKYDSAGSASFDAGATINIPVASNLALRASLDRLEDSGFIDQPYVVQTPGVSLPNALATPAGREANFRRVKDVNYEDTWSGRVAARWQPSDAIDLNLTYYFQFQDSGGRQSSSARLTNLPVTIGKYESALRVEEPSKRDNQLVALEASFDLGFAKLTSASSYSDYRSRAQRDQTDLAIQLGFGYENFDPLVDYTDERVKEERINQELRLVSTGGGPFNWAIGGFYNKYKQRIDYAELIPGFYTGDLRDYISLDLRKREEYAVYGELSYDLTDALNVTVGGRYYKYDLVTSAQFAFGPVPPSGPAFFPATPGGQKDDGVLGKFNMSYKFSPDILGYLTVSQGYRGGNSNGVSPCPTPLPVDVFVCGQPNELAYKPDTTTNYEIGLKTELFDRRLTLNGALFYVDWKDVQIGSATQVGQVGITVNGNGASSKGVELSLDARLAEGLRLQGSYAYTDAQLDELSPNLIATIAPPGFDTVYIDGQKGDRLPGSAKHRGSVSLSYTTPVSNSLDLDMGWSSTFSGNVLTTTGGRGGSLTLPSYSISYARIGLVNKDAGYSVTLYADNIFNEYAEIGVRDSALYNQNVVNAGGNTVYFRRFSTSVAPPRRVGLRFTKSF; this is translated from the coding sequence ATGTCAAGACTGCGCACCGCGAACCGCCGCACCATCCGGATCGGACTGATGGGGTCCGCCGCTGGCGGCGTCCTGTTGTCGGCAATGATGCCGGCCGCGGCGATGGCGCAGGGGGCGTCGAGCGACGCCGATCCGAACGAGATTGTCGTCACGGCGACGCGCCGCGAAACGACGGTCCAGGATACGCCGATCAACATTGCGGCCGTCACGGGCGACCAGCTCGAACGCGAAGGTCTGAGCTCGATCGCGGAAGCGACCCGCGCCGTTCCCGGGATCAGCATCATCGACCAGGGCTCGCGCGGCGCCAGCCAGATCATTGTGCGCGGCCTGAACGCCGAACCGCTCCGCGCCAACGACGTCGGCAATGATGGCGGCGGCACGGTCGCGACCTACCTCGGTGAAACGCCGGTGTTCATCGAGCTGAAGCTCAACGACATGGAGCGCATCGAGGTGCTGCTCGGGCCGCAGGGCACGCTCTATGGCGCCGGCACGCTGGGCGGCGCAATCCGCTATATTCCGCGCCGTCCGCAGTTCGACGCCTTCTCGCTCGATGTGCGCGGCGACGTCTATAAATATGATTCGGCGGGTTCGGCGAGCTTCGATGCGGGAGCGACGATCAACATTCCGGTCGCGTCCAATCTCGCGCTCCGGGCATCGCTCGACCGGCTCGAGGATTCAGGTTTCATTGACCAGCCTTATGTCGTGCAGACGCCGGGCGTGTCGCTGCCGAATGCGCTGGCCACCCCGGCCGGGCGCGAAGCGAATTTCCGGCGCGTCAAGGATGTGAACTATGAGGACACCTGGTCGGGCCGGGTGGCCGCGCGCTGGCAGCCGTCGGACGCCATCGACCTCAACCTTACCTATTATTTCCAGTTTCAGGACAGCGGCGGCCGCCAGTCTTCGTCGGCGCGGCTGACCAATCTGCCCGTCACGATCGGCAAATATGAATCGGCGCTGCGCGTCGAGGAACCGTCGAAGCGCGACAATCAACTGGTGGCACTGGAAGCCAGTTTCGATCTCGGCTTTGCCAAGCTGACCTCTGCATCGAGCTATTCGGACTATCGTTCGCGGGCGCAGCGCGACCAGACCGACCTCGCGATCCAGCTCGGTTTTGGATACGAAAACTTCGATCCGCTCGTCGACTACACCGATGAACGCGTCAAGGAAGAGCGGATCAATCAGGAGCTGCGCCTCGTTTCGACCGGCGGCGGCCCGTTCAACTGGGCGATCGGCGGTTTCTACAACAAATATAAGCAGCGCATCGATTATGCGGAGCTGATCCCCGGATTCTACACCGGCGATCTGCGCGACTATATCTCGCTCGATCTGCGCAAGCGCGAGGAATATGCCGTTTATGGCGAGCTTTCCTATGACCTCACCGACGCGCTCAATGTGACGGTCGGCGGGCGCTATTATAAATATGACCTGGTCACCTCGGCGCAGTTCGCCTTTGGCCCGGTCCCCCCTTCAGGGCCGGCGTTCTTCCCGGCTACGCCGGGCGGCCAGAAGGACGACGGCGTGCTCGGCAAGTTCAACATGTCGTATAAATTCTCGCCTGACATCCTCGGCTATCTGACGGTCAGTCAGGGCTATCGCGGCGGCAATTCGAACGGCGTGTCGCCGTGCCCGACGCCGCTGCCGGTGGACGTCTTCGTGTGCGGCCAGCCAAACGAACTGGCCTATAAGCCCGATACGACGACCAACTATGAAATCGGGCTGAAGACCGAGCTTTTCGACCGGCGTCTGACGCTCAACGGCGCGCTTTTCTATGTCGACTGGAAGGATGTCCAGATCGGTTCGGCGACGCAGGTCGGACAGGTGGGGATCACCGTCAACGGCAATGGCGCGTCGAGCAAGGGGGTCGAGCTCAGCCTCGATGCGCGGTTGGCCGAGGGGCTTCGCCTGCAGGGCAGCTATGCCTATACCGATGCGCAGCTCGACGAATTGTCGCCCAACCTGATCGCCACGATCGCACCGCCGGGATTCGATACCGTCTATATCGACGGGCAAAAGGGCGATCGCCTGCCGGGATCGGCCAAGCATCGCGGCAGCGTGTCGCTGTCCTATACGACGCCGGTCAGCAATTCGCTCGACCTCGACATGGGCTGGAGCAGCACTTTCTCGGGCAACGTGCTCACCACGACGGGGGGACGGGGTGGCAGCCTGACGCTGCCGTCCTATTCGATCAGCTACGCGCGGATCGGCCTCGTCAACAAGGATGCCGGTTATTCGGTCACGCTTTATGCGGACAATATCTTCAACGAATATGCCGAAATCGGCGTCCGGGATTCGGCGCTCTACAACCAGAATGTGGTCAATGCGGGCGGCAATACCGTCTATTTCCGCCGCTTCTCCACCTCGGTCGCGCCGCCGCGGCGGGTCGGCCTGCGCTTCACGAAAAGCTTCTGA
- a CDS encoding serine hydrolase domain-containing protein: protein MSTRREFLKTGAALVAAGGVATPPVAMAATSAAASRASDSAPTVDFVAALRAAVDAHRITGASFAYWDGSTLHSAVAGLRNSVTGDPVTPDTLMHVGSITKVANATLVMQLVDDGLIALDDPVLKHIPELRTRDMDALGRVTCKMLINHSSGIDGEWLPEYGPDQERIVDTINRCAGLGQLFAPGTETSYNNVATVIAGYLTQKLRGESWYTLVRKRIYEPLGMAHALVDPLDVPRFRTSIGDLTDYTTGKMFQTRRPFLAPSFAPAGATQMTTATDLVDFARALIGGGVGTNGTRILSEASARAMITKTSEYVSMGVESHGYGLGWSIQPGGLVSHGGGGPGVRSMLVAHPATGRVAALLTNCDRGDALMDAFLNPVTRGWTGLKPPAPLQRSSKRIDSARYVGTYENNADRYVIAAAAGGLTLRTYDKIGTYDNSDMEKPALKLASMGDGLFERPSSFAGVQPGLLRFVKPGPDGKARFLADGGRLLARVG from the coding sequence ATGTCGACTCGGCGGGAATTCCTGAAAACGGGCGCGGCGCTTGTCGCAGCTGGCGGCGTCGCGACCCCGCCGGTGGCAATGGCAGCGACCTCAGCAGCGGCCTCAAGGGCATCGGACAGCGCGCCGACAGTCGATTTCGTCGCTGCGCTGCGCGCCGCGGTCGACGCGCATCGCATCACCGGAGCTTCCTTTGCCTATTGGGACGGCAGCACGCTGCACAGCGCCGTGGCCGGGCTCCGTAACAGCGTCACCGGCGATCCGGTCACCCCCGACACGCTGATGCACGTCGGCTCGATCACCAAGGTCGCCAATGCCACGCTGGTGATGCAGCTCGTCGACGACGGGCTGATCGCCCTCGACGATCCGGTCCTCAAGCATATCCCCGAACTGCGCACCCGCGACATGGACGCGCTCGGCCGCGTCACCTGCAAGATGCTGATCAATCACAGCAGCGGGATCGACGGCGAATGGCTGCCCGAATATGGCCCCGACCAGGAACGCATCGTCGACACGATCAACCGTTGCGCCGGTCTCGGCCAGTTGTTCGCACCGGGTACGGAGACGTCGTACAACAATGTCGCGACGGTGATCGCCGGCTATCTGACGCAGAAACTGCGCGGCGAGAGCTGGTACACGCTCGTCAGGAAGCGCATCTACGAACCGCTCGGCATGGCGCATGCCCTCGTCGATCCGCTCGACGTGCCGCGCTTCCGGACCAGCATCGGCGATCTTACCGACTATACGACGGGCAAGATGTTCCAGACCAGGCGGCCCTTCCTCGCGCCAAGCTTTGCCCCGGCCGGCGCGACGCAGATGACCACGGCGACCGACCTCGTCGACTTCGCGCGCGCGCTGATCGGCGGCGGGGTCGGCACCAACGGCACGCGCATCCTGTCGGAAGCATCGGCGCGGGCGATGATCACCAAGACCAGCGAATATGTAAGCATGGGCGTCGAATCGCATGGCTATGGGCTAGGCTGGAGCATCCAGCCCGGCGGGCTCGTCAGCCATGGCGGCGGCGGGCCGGGCGTGCGGTCGATGCTCGTCGCGCATCCCGCCACCGGGCGCGTCGCGGCGTTGCTGACCAATTGCGATCGCGGCGACGCGCTGATGGACGCGTTTCTGAATCCGGTCACGCGCGGCTGGACCGGCCTCAAACCCCCTGCCCCGTTGCAGCGGAGCAGCAAGCGCATCGATTCCGCGCGCTATGTCGGCACCTATGAGAATAACGCCGATCGCTATGTGATCGCCGCCGCAGCGGGTGGGCTGACGCTGCGGACCTATGACAAGATCGGGACCTACGACAACTCGGATATGGAAAAGCCGGCGCTGAAACTGGCGTCGATGGGCGATGGCCTGTTCGAACGGCCATCGTCCTTCGCCGGCGTCCAGCCGGGATTGCTCCGCTTCGTAAAGCCGGGCCCCGACGGCAAGGCCCGCTTCCTCGCGGATGGAGGACGGCTCCTTGCCCGCGTCGGCTGA